One window of Brachionichthys hirsutus isolate HB-005 chromosome 21, CSIRO-AGI_Bhir_v1, whole genome shotgun sequence genomic DNA carries:
- the LOC137910187 gene encoding growth/differentiation factor 10-like: MASWLFHTLQLFLILGSSWGKLEGLAEAVRQSADFRPTVEERIFTHESADRDMVSINMFKVYERYSKVPRSHGDGNTVRSFKAAPRVMHGKDVFQFNLSSIQDSELILFASFHFLYKRPHHHQRSWRFRGPRHSQMGLQRYHHASPQLLFHGSSPNSDFTTSLGNITLTPFKKGSWQTKDATMVMKNARDAKTHVVMVEFKVGSGNAQVQQRIPDGQERLSPANMPYILVYAEDRAIDEPNSVALSLQRYGSFPVGEDASSSRTRRELHHQIQTNDFPDVHYNTLKNHELWQNTYFPAKSKAALKGRKQGSNGAMNRPQVLTFDERTMKKARRRQWSEPRVCYRRYLKVDFADIGWSEWVLAPKSFDAYYCAGTCGFPIPKVVRSSNHATIQSIVKAVGIVPSIPEPCCVPDQMSPLSVLFLDPDRNIVLKVYPGMSVYTCACR; encoded by the exons ATGGCAAGTTGGCTTTTCCACACTCTACAATTATTCCTGATTCTGGGTTCCAGCTGGGGTAAACTCGAGGGTCTCGCTGAAGCGGTGCGTCAAAGTGCTGATTTCCGACCGACTGTGGAGGAGCGCATTTTTACGCATGAGAGCGCAGACCGCGACATGGTCTCCATCAACATGTTCAAAGTGTACGAGAGGTACAGTAAGGTGCCGCGGAGCCACGGGGACGGAAACACCGTGAGAAGCTTCAAAGCAGCCCCGC GAGTCATGCATGGCAAAGATGTCTTCCAGTTCAACCTGTCTTCCATCCAGGACTCAGAGCTCATTCTCTTCgcttcttttcatttcctctacAAGCGCCCCCATCACCACCAGCGTTCGTGGCGTTTCCGAGGGCCTCGCCACTCACAAATGGGCCTTCAGCGTTACCATCACGCTTCCCCGCAGCTTCTTTTCCATGGATCATCCCCAAACTCAGATTTTACAACATCACTGGGAAACATAACTCTGACTCCTTTCAAGAAAGGCTCTTGGCAAACTAAGGATGCAACGATGGTGATGAAAAATGCCAGGGATGCCAAGACACATGTGGTCATGGTGGAGTTCAAAGTGGGTTCTGGGAACGCTCAGGTGCAGCAGAGGATTCCTGACGGCCAAGAGCGACTCTCTCCAGCCAACATGCCGTATATCTTGGTATACGCTGAGGACCGAGCTATAGATGAGCCGAATAGCGTGGCGTTGTCCCTCCAGCGTTACGGCTCCTTCCCTGTTGGAGAGGATGCATCCTCCTCCAGGACCCGTAGGGAGCTTCACCACCAGATCCAGACAAACGACTTTCCAGACGTCCATTACAATACCTTGAAGAATCACGAGCTGTGGCAGAATACCTATTTCCCAGcaaaaagcaaagcagcattgaaAGGAAGGAAGCAGGGCAGTAATGGGGCCATGAATAGGCCCCAGGTTCTGACCTTTGATGAGCGGACAATGAAAAAGGCCCGGAGAAGACAGTGGAGCGAGCCCAGAGTTTGCTACAGGCGCTACCTCAAAGTGGACTTTGCTGACATTGGCTGGAGCGAGTGGGTTTTGGCGCCGAAGTCGTTTGATGCCTACTACTGCGCTGGGACCTGTGGGTTCCCCATCCCTAAA GTGGTGCGTTCTTCCAATCATGCCACCATCCAGAGCATCGTCAAAGCCGTTGGAATTGTCCCCAGCATCCCCGAACCGTGCTGCGTTCCAGACCAGATGAGTCCTCTCAGCGTCCTTTTTCTCGATCCAGACAGGAACATTGTGCTCAAAGTTTACCCCGGCATGTCTGTGTATACCTGTGCCTGTCGATAG